One segment of Sesamum indicum cultivar Zhongzhi No. 13 linkage group LG4, S_indicum_v1.0, whole genome shotgun sequence DNA contains the following:
- the LOC105161144 gene encoding salt stress-induced hydrophobic peptide ESI3, protein MGSETFLEVILAILLPPVGVFLRYGCGVEFWIDLLLTILGYIPGIIYALYVLVV, encoded by the exons ATGGGTTCGGAGACGTTCCTTGAAGTGATTCTGGCAATACTGTTGCCCCCTGTCGGTGTCTTCCTCAGATATGGCTGTGGG GTGGAGTTCTGGATTGATTTATTGCTGACGATCTTGGGGTACATACCCGGGATTATATACGCCTTATATGTCTTAGTTGTATAA
- the LOC105161145 gene encoding uncharacterized protein LOC105161145, translating to MDLSTTSRKELSGRSSITVDSKSATAAVDEKTSSNHNSTSLPSPKFSSVVSPTSLILGTSKLSSSVSASKIWRHTERRKGIGHVSLSTCSSSLSNGLSCLPPGGSTSPLASNSPSPVCNKQRSNEAKVRKIFPGPFQNDGKEASNLRISLNSPLGSHKDYSSQAMISCRPSRLRPPAPQIRFFDENTPPKYDGTTRSRKIPRKVVPGESLQESRIGNRHASACVKLPSPRSGTTGKNIKRSKIDYTNPFMKIGSADDVGNRSVNKHGPNSCQEENKRRDKLKNKAREGSRRPELEVEKSSDLENGKENTSRSSDQLGNLIEHFDAIDLNQEKRQELKRKQAGLRSARNKNDVQNNGIPAYTLIKKETHMLESPRSGKDAASISGMRAPLADKTSARNLSEEFRFPTEPKKERLVQRAAVFGSSGSATRDKENNEKAKLPH from the exons ATGGATTTATCAACGACATCACGAAAGGAATTATCAGGGAGATCGAGTATCACAGTCGACAGCAAATCCGCTACAGCTGCTGTCGATGAGAAGACTTCATCAAATCACAACTCCACCTCTCTGCCGTCTCCCAAATTTTCCTCTGTAGTTTCACCAACATCTCTCATACTTGGCACGTCGAAACTATCTTCATCGGTTTCAGCCTCCAAGATTTGGAGACATACAGAGAGGAGAAAAGGCATCGGACATGTTAGCCTGTCAACCTGTTCATCGTCTCTCTCGAATGGCCTTTCTTGCCTGCCGCCTGGCGGTTCTACCAGCCCTTTGGCTTCCAACTCGCCATCACCTGTTTGCAACAAGCAAAGGTCTAATGAGGCAAAGGTGAGGAAAATATTCCCAGGGCCATTTCAGAATGATGGAAAAGAAGCATCCAACTTGCGAATAAGTTTGAACAGTCCATTAGGCTCACACAAAGACTACAGTTCCCAGGCCATGATTTCCTGCAGGCCATCGAGGCTCCGTCCGCCGGCACCTCAGATCAGATTCTTTGACGAG AATACACCTCCGAAGTATGACGGGACAACAAGAAGCAGAAAAATACCTCGAAAAGTTGTGCCTGGTGAATCCTTGCAAGAATCAAGAATCGGCAACAGGCATGCCTCAGCTTGCGTAAAGCTTCCAAGTCCACGCTCAGGAACAACAGGGAAGAACATCAAGAGATCAAAGATCGATTACACGAATCCATTTATGAAAATCGGGAGTGCTGATGATGTTGGCAACCGTTCTGTAAACAAACATGGGCCGAATTCCTGCCAGgaggaaaacaaaagaagggACAAGTTGAAGAACAAAGCACGGGAAGGGAGTCGCCGGCCCGAATTAGAAGTCGAGAAATCCAGTGATCTAGAAAATGGAAAGGAAAACACGTCTCGTTCCAGCGATCAACTCGGCAACCTAATCGAACATTTTGACGCCATCGACCTGAACCAAGAAAAGAGACAAGAACTGAAGAGGAAACAAGCAGGGCTCCGATCAGCACGCAACAAGAACGACGTACAAAACAATGGTATCCCAGCTTATACACTCATCAAGAAAGAAACTCACATGCTGGAATCTCCACGATCTGGGAAAGATGCTGCTTCGATATCGGGCATGAGAGCTCCGCTTGCAGACAAAACATCTGCTCGCAACTTAAGCGAAGAATTCCGATTTCCGACAGAACCGAAGAAAGAGAGGTTAGTGCAGAGAGCAGCGGTTTTTGGTTCTTCAGGATCAGCTACTCGCGACAAGGAGAATAATGAGAAAGCAAAATTACCTCATTGA
- the LOC105161146 gene encoding 3-ketoacyl-CoA synthase 12-like: MEPVMVVMFAICLLFLLYQLYKVSDERRHRCCYLVHYECHKPSDDRKLNTKFCGDIVARNKILGQEEHKFLLRAIVSSGIGEETYGPRNIIECRENSPTVEDGISEMYECFIDTLDQLFRKTGVSPQEIDVLVVNISSLTSVPSFTSTIINHYKMRDDVKSFNLSGMGCSGSLISLSLVQNTLKSYKNVFAIVVASESIAPNWYSGNDKSMMLTNCLFRSGGCSFLLTNKRSFRTRAKLRLKCLVRTHLGANDEAHACCMQKEDDQGRLGFYLGKNLPKTATLAFIKNITGIAPKVLPLQELIRYIVMKYLGNMTTLNLKAGIDHFCLHPGGNAVIEEIRKNLGLIEKDVEPSRMTLHRFGNTSSSSLWYVLGYMEAKKRLKKGDKVWMISFGSGFKCNSCVWEVLRDLEDGNVWGDIIDGYPPKTTTNPYMEQYGRVNQVT; the protein is encoded by the coding sequence ATGGAACCAGTAATGGTGGTAATGTTTGCGATCTGTTTGTTGTTTTTGCTGTACCAGTTGTATAAGGTCTCTGATGAAAGAAGGCATCGGTGCTGCTACCTTGTGCATTATGAGTGCCACAAGCCTTCTGACGACAGGAAGCTAAACACAAAGTTCTGTGGGGACATCGTAGCCCGGAACAAGATTCTTGGTCAGGAAGAGCACAAGTTTCTCTTGCGTGCCATCGTGAGTTCTGGGATTGGTGAGGAGACTTACGGCCCGAGAAACATCATCGAGTGTCGAGAAAACTCGCCCACTGTTGAAGATGGGATTTCGGAGATGTACGAGTGTTTCATTGACACGTTGGATCAGCTGTTTCGGAAGACTGGTGTTTCTCCACAAGAAATCGATGTTTTAGTTGTGAACATCTCTTCGCTTACTTCGGTTCCTTCCTTTACATCCACGATTATCAACCATTACAAGATGAGGGATGATGTCAAATCCTTCAATCTCTCTGGAATGGGGTGCAGTGGAAGCCTAATTTCCCTGAGTCTTGTGCAGAATACTTTGAAATCCTACAAAAATGTTTTCGCCATTGTGGTCGCATCTGAGTCCATTGCTCCAAACTGGTACTCTGGAAATGACAAGTCCATGATGCTAACGAACTGCTTGTTTCGTTCAGGAGGTTGCTCGTTTCTCCTGACGAACAAAAGGTCTTTCAGAACTCGGGCAAAGTTGAGGCTCAAATGCCTCGTCCGTACTCATTTGGGCGCGAATGATGAAGCACATGCTTGTTGCATGCAAAAAGAGGACGATCAAGGGAGGTTGGGATTTTATCTTGGTAAGAATCTTCCAAAGACGGCCACTCTGGCTTTCATCAAGAACATAACAGGTATAGCACCAAAAGTTTTGCCTTTACAGGAGCTTATCAGATACATTGTGATGAAATATCTAGGAAACATGACGACTCTCAATCTGAAGGCTGGCATCGATCATTTCTGTTTGCACCCTGGTGGAAATGCCGTGATTGAGGAAATTAGAAAGAATTTGGGGCTAATTGAGAAAGATGTCGAGCCATCGAGAATGACTCTGCATCGTTTTGGCAACACTTCTTCCAGTAGTCTCTGGTACGTGTTGGGGTACATGGAAGCGAAGAAGAGGCTCAAGAAAGGCGACAAAGTTTGGATGATTAGTTTCGGTTCTGGTTTCAAGTGCAACAGCTGTGTGTGGGAAGTGTTGAGGGATTTGGAGGATGGAAATGTTTGGGGGGATATAATTGATGGATACCCTCCAAAGACCACAACCAACCCTTACATGGAACAGTATGGTCGGGTTAATCAAGTGACTTAG
- the LOC105161147 gene encoding LOB domain-containing protein 1-like, producing the protein MEYSENTTAIATAEPSPSAVSPTSSSSPPSSPPVILSPCAACKILRRRCAEKCVLAPYFPPTEPLKFTIAHRVFGASNIIKLLQELPEAQRADAVNSMVYEANARLRDPVYGCAGAICQLQYQISELQAELAKAQAEILNMQCQNANLFELIGKQVAAETDRQPQTLPSVHENTTFFFDESILGVAWEPLWT; encoded by the exons aTGGAATACAGCGAAAACACCACCGCTATCGCCACGGCGGAACCTTCTCCCTCCGCCGTGTCTCCCACCTCATCATCTTCACCACCCTCCTCTCCACCGGTGATTCTCAGCCCATGCGCCGCCTGCAAGATCCTCCGCCGCCGCTGCGCCGAGAAATGCGTCTTGGCCCCTTACTTTCCGCCCACAGAACCACTCAAATTCACCATCGCCCACCGGGTTTTCGGAGCAAGCAACATTATCAAGTTGTTGCAg gAACTTCCTGAGGCTCAAAGAGCAGATGCTGTGAACAGCATGGTGTATGAAGCCAACGCTAGGCTGAGGGATCCGGTCTACGGCTGTGCCGGTGCGATTTGCCAGCTTCAATACCAGATCAGTGAGCTCCAAGCTGAACTGGCCAAGGCTCAAGCTGAGATCCTGAACATGCAATGCCAGAACGCCAATTTGTTTGAGTTGATTGGCAAGCAAGTGGCCGCAGAAACTGATCGCCAGCCGCAAACACTACCTTCAGTTCATGAGAACACGACGTTTTTTTTCGATGAAAGTATTCTTGGAGTGGCTTGGGAGCCCCTCTGGACATGA